From Haliotis asinina isolate JCU_RB_2024 chromosome 8, JCU_Hal_asi_v2, whole genome shotgun sequence, a single genomic window includes:
- the LOC137293763 gene encoding mitochondrial import receptor subunit TOM20 homolog — MLSKTAVGIAAGAGLCFLGYCIYFDKKRRSDPNFKQKLRERRKKANLKQPGKATVQIPDLSNPEAMQRFFLQEVQLGEELLATGDMEGGVEHLSTAVAVCGQPQQLLQVLQQTLPPQVFQLLVQRLPAVSQRLSGGIPTGGPEVSTMEEDDLE, encoded by the exons TCGCCGCTGGGGCTGGCCTTTGTTTTCTGggttattgtatatattttgataagaAGAGGAGAAGTGATCcaaatttcaaacaaaaattaCGAGAAA GGAGGAAAAAGGCAAATTTAAAGCAACCTGGAAAAGCTACTGTTCAG ATTCCAGATTTGAGCAATCCAGAGGCAATGCAGCGTTTCTTCCTTCAAGAGGTACAGCTTGGTGAAGAACTTCTGGCTACAG GTGATATGGAGGGTGGAGTGGAGCATCTGAGTACTGCCGTGGCTGTGTGTGGACAGCCCCAGCAACTGCTGCAGGTCCTTCAACAGACTCTTCCCCCTCAGGTGTTCCAACTTCTGGTGCAGCGACTCCCGGCAGTCAGTCAG CGCCTGTCTGGTGGAATACCCACTGGTGGTCCTGAGGTTTCTACCATGGAAGAAGATGACCTTGAGTGA